The DNA segment GCCCGGCCAGCACAGCGCCGGGCACAGAAAGAGCACCGAACGCGCAACGCGCCGGTGCTTTTTTATTTCTTCTGATCCATCATCGCTTTCAGATTAGCGAAAGGGTTATGCATCGCAGCGCCGACATATTTCTGCGCATCCTCCCCGGCAATAACGGTTGAGCCATACTGATCGGCTTCGGTATATTTCGAATGCTCATGATCGTGACAGTACAGACACAGCAACTCCCAGTTACTGCCGTCTTCCGGGTTATTGGTGTGGTCGTGAT comes from the Citrobacter koseri ATCC BAA-895 genome and includes:
- the yajD gene encoding HNH nuclease YajD, which produces MAIIPKNYTRLENGYREKALKLFPWVCGRCSREFVYSNLRELTVHHIDHDHTNNPEDGSNWELLCLYCHDHEHSKYTEADQYGSTVIAGEDAQKYVGAAMHNPFANLKAMMDQKK